The following is a genomic window from Lagenorhynchus albirostris chromosome 2, mLagAlb1.1, whole genome shotgun sequence.
CAGGCTGCTTggtaaagttgttaaaataaactGAAGTTTGCTAATCAGCCTTTCAGTCACATGACCCTGAGCAGAAACTGTCACTGTCCAGTTTTGTAGCATTAAACAGCTGATGGTACATATACCAAAACAATAAACTGAATGGTTCAGATTTTGAACATGATCTTCACTCAGAGTAGCATTTTCCCATTTCCCATACTGCTTTCAAGACAGAGTGATAGTTTACTAGCATTTTAACACTTTTTAACCTATAATATCCTGTGTACTGCTTTTAATAAAAGACAAGATGTTGAGTACCCTCAAGGTTACACTAGAACAACCTATTTATTAATAAACTAGCAGGATGTGCTGTGCTTTACAAATAAACAGAATTGTACTGTTCGTACTTATTTACATGCAGTGTTTTAAGTATAAAAGCTCAGTATATGACTGTTGAGCTTCAattagtatatttcttttttgagtTAAGAGAAGTGTTTATTGGCAGGTATTTTTGGAGATTTGAGAAAAACTTCATTAAAACATTGTCAACACCTTCCACCCACTTCCCCCACCCTTTGTTATATACAGGTTTCGCAGGCAGCTGCAGATTTGAAACAATTCTGTCTGCAGAATGCTCAACATGACCCCCTGCTGACTGGAGTATCTTCAAGTACAAATCCCTTCAGACCTCAGAAAGTCTGTTCCTTTTTGTAGTAAAATGAATCTTTGCAAGGTAAGTTTccttaaattaaaacaacaaagccCCACACAGTAGGGATAACTAGTCAGGTCTCTTTCTTTGCAGCACTTATAAGTTGAGCAAAATCATCCCATACACTTTTGTTTGGCACTTAGAGTTTCCAGTCTTTGTTTTGTGAGGATTGATGAAATTTGCTGATTTAGTAGTCATAAAGACTAATTGTTTCTATTTTACCATAAAGGATTAAGTAGAGGATTTAATAACCATAAAGAGGATATAGGAGTTACTAGAAAATTTCACTGCTGTGACAAGTCATGTTACCTTTTATAGCATTGGCCTAATGGTGTATTCTGGTGCCCCCAAATACTAGTTTAGTTTGATTTTTGTGTATCTAGCAAATATTTAGACATTGGACTACCCtggctggtccagtggttaagactccgtgcttccaatgcacgggtttgatccctggtctggaaactaagatcccacatgctgtgcggccaaaaaaaaaaaaggataaatcagtaaataacagcacattatttaaaaaaaaaaattagacattaaaaaaaaatctgcagtgtTCATGGTGGTGGCTTTTGAAGTACTATCAACTGATTTGGATTAATGATTATCTAATAGAACAGCATAGCAAATAATTGGGAGTTGTGAATGCAAGAGAAACTGAAGAGATAGCCGAATAAGCTGACATGGTGTTGGCATTTGGACTGGGGAACAacaggttttaattttattgttgttaggtaaagataaaatgagagaaatga
Proteins encoded in this region:
- the GNG5 gene encoding guanine nucleotide-binding protein G(I)/G(S)/G(O) subunit gamma-5; the encoded protein is MSGSSSVAAMKKVVQQLRLEAGLNRVKVSQAAADLKQFCLQNAQHDPLLTGVSSSTNPFRPQKVCSFL